In Marispirochaeta sp., the genomic window TCTGCGGGGAGAGCCTGCAAGGGGAATCAACAAAAGCCCTGCAAGGGTAAAACGCAACCCGGCAAAGAAAAGGGGAGGAGCATAGTGCAGACCTGTTTTAACGCCGGCAAACGCGCTGGACCAGAGCAGACAGGAAATTACAGCCAGGACCCAGGACGGCATTCTGTATGCGTGCTCGGAATTGGACACGATGATTCCTTTAAATGTATGTTAAAAAATGAATGATAGAGTAAGAAGCGAGAAAAATCAATGATTGGAGCTTTTCATGATTCCAGCACCTACAGCAAAGGCGCGATCATGCGGAATAATGAGTTTCGCAGTTTCTTCGGCATCCCCATGGATTTAACATCCTGCCGGGTAATCTTTCTGCAATACGGTATATCCTCATAAAACTTCTCTTCCAGCTGCTGTGCGACATTGATGTCATAAAAAAAAGCATTAAGCTCGTAATCCAGATGAAAACTCCGCACATCAAGATTACAGCTGCCGATGGTAGCTATGGAACCGTCGGCGCAAAGGGTTTTTGAGTGGAAAAAACCATTCTGATACAGGTAGATATTCACACCGGCATTAAGAAGTTCTTCAAAGTAGGTATGGGCCACCCAAAACGGAACCCTTTTATCCGGGATCCCTGTCATCATGACATGAACCTCGACTCCGGAGAGAGCCGCGGTAGTCAGGGCATTGGTAACGGTCGCTTCAGGAACAAAATAGGGACTCTGAATGTAAATACGATGATTCGCGTTATGGATCAAATTTGCATACATCATTCTGAGACTGTTCCAGTCCGAGTCAGGGCCGCTGCACACAATCTGCATGGGAAGCTGACTGGAACGCCCCCGCCGGCGACCCTCTTCCGGAAAAAACCGCTGGTCCTGTATTAATTCGCCGCCGGAATTATACCAATCCGAGAGAAACACCGCCTGCAGCAGCTGAGCCGACTCACCCTCAAGCCGGATATGGGTATCCCGCCAGCTGTTGAACTGCTTACCGCCGGTTATATATTCGACTCCTATGTTCATTCCGCCGGTATAGCCCGTTTGCCCGTCGATAACGATGATTTTCCGATGGTTGCGGTAGTTCAGCAGCCTGCCTGAGAGCACATTCACGGGATCCAGGAAATAGCGGGTTTCAATGCCGGACTGCCGCAGTTCACGCTTGAACTTCCAGCTCATTTTATTAAAGCAGCCGACACCGTCAAAAAGCAGCCGGACCTTGACCCCCTCCGCGGCCTTGCGCAGCAGGACATCCCGAATCCTCCTTCCCAGTTCATCGGACCTGTAAATATAGACTTCCAGATGTATGGAATCCTTTGCCTCCTCCAAATTGGTAAGCAGGTCCTCTATAAAATCGCGTCCCTCATAATAGGTTTTTACCTGATTGTTCAGGGTTATCACCGAATTCCCGGCCTTCAGGGCAAGATTAATAGATTTAGCTATATCGTTGTCCATGGAATCCCAGTCGTCCCGCAGAAAGTCCATTTGCTGCTTCAGTATTGGTCCAAGCAGGGTTTCGAAGGTCTTTTCCGGCAGAAGCTTCATGATTTTGTGTTTCTTCCAGTTTATGCCGCTGAGAATATACATACCCGCCCCGAAATAGGGCAGAAAGTAGATTGCAAGAAGCCAGGCTATGGAGACCTCTGGTGCCTTGTTATCCAGAAGAATACGGATTGTCAGAGAAACTACAAATACAGCATAGAGGAACACCAGTACCGAGGTTGGAGAGAGCAGATCCCCAGCCATAGATATAACTCCTTATACCGAAAAGATTGATCATATTGTACACGAGCATGCAGGAAATTACCAACACGGTTTCCTGGCTGGTGGATTTTGACAAATAATCAGAATAGAAGCATACTGTTATACATGGTGCAATTAGATATCCTTGAGGTACCGGGAAGACATCCAATCGTCATGTCTGCCCATCCGCTGGAAGGAGCTCCGATGAATGAAGATCTTCCCGGAATACTCCGGAACTATATTGCCGAGTTAAGGAATCTGGACATCGGGACTATAACCGTCCTCTTGCCGGAGGAGGAAATTATAGGAAACTATGAGGGTACCGATCTGTTACGGGAATACAACCTGGCAGGATTCAAGGTAATTCACTTTCCCCTTGAGAATTTCAGTACCCCAAACAGCATAGACGTTTTTCACAACCTGATGGAGCACATCAGCGCTTATCTGAAAATAACAAAGGTACTGATCCACTGCAAAACCGGATGCGGGCGTACCGCCATGGTAGCTGCAGGGATACTGATCAGGCTTAAACACAGCGCTCCCAAAGCCATAACAGCCGTTCATGCCGCCCGACCCTCTTCACGATTAACAGTCAATCAGATTCAGTTTCTCAGGGAGTATCAGCGGTATCTTTTATAGGTGCAAGGCTTTCTCATGATTTCCATCTCAAGGAAATCCAGCACCCGCATCCTACATAACAGAAGTTTCTTTGAACCTTAATCTACATTCCTGTATCTTTGAAGTCGTTTTGTTGCAAAAGAGTAACATATGCAGTTCAGGTCCACATAAAGGTAAAAAACTGCCAACTTATTCCCTTATAACAAATAACTATTCCCGCCTGGAATACTCTGCATTCACTCATTCGATATGGCACACCTTTTGCTTCTTATAAGCAACACACTCCTGGAGGAAATTGTGAATAATGGAACTGGAAATGGAAGATTCAAAGCTCTGCTTATTCTCCTGATCATGGCAATCAGTGCAGGCGGGTCGCTCTACGCACAGACGATGGAGGACTGGGAGATTATCAAGGTGGGCCTGGATACTGTGTGGGTTCTGCTGGCAGCCTTTCTGGTCTTTTTTATGCAGGCCGGTTTTGGAATGGTGGAGGCCGGTTTTATCCGCGCGAAGAATACGGCCAACATACTGACAAAGAACTTTCTTGACTTCTGCATGGCATCCATTGCCTTTTTTATCCTGGGCTACGGACTTATGTTCGGCAATGGTAACGGTTTTATCGGTTTCTCAGGCTTCTTTATGATAGGCGCAGAAAGCGGGGCCGACGTTCCGCTCTACGCCTTCTGGCTCTTTCAGGCGGCTTTTGTTGGAGCCGCGGCCACAATTGTAGCAGGGGGAATGGCGGAACGCATGAAGTTCTCCGCCTATCTTATTTACTCCTTCATAGTTTCTGCCCTGGTATACCCTGTTATTGGACACTGGGTATGGGGAGGCGGCTGGCTCGCCGAGCTCAACTTTGCCGACTTCGCGGGTTCCGCGGTAGTTCATACGACCGGCGGCGTGGCGGCCCTGGTGGGAACCATCATCCTCGGACCGCGGAGGGGAAAGTATCGTTCCGACGGGAAACCGAATGTTCTTGGCAGCCACAATATTCCCATCGCGGCCCTGGGCGTGTTTATTCTCTGGTTCGGCTGGTTTGGCTTTAACCCCGGTTCGAGCCTGGGAGTCGGAGACGGGTCGCTCATCGCCCTGGTGGCCATCAACACCAACCTCGCGGCTGCCGCGGGAGCAATCGGTGCCATGATTACTGTTTGGATCAAGGTCGGCAAACCCGATCTGTCGCTGATCATGAACGGCGCCCTTGCAGGTCTGGTTGCAATAACCGCTCCCTGCGCCTTCGTTTCCCCTGTTTCGGCGATAATCATCGGAGGGATCGGCGGTTTTCTCGTAGTAGTAGCGACCCTTGGCCTGGACGATCTGAAAATCGATGATCCCGTCGGTGCTTTTCCCGTGCATGGCGTCAACGGCATGTGGGGAGCTATATCCGTCGGACTTTTCGGTCGACAGTCCCTGGGCCTCGCCGGCGAAGGCCTTTTATTCGGCGGAGGATTCAGCCAGCTCGGCATTCAGCTTCTGGGCACCATCACCATCGCAATTTTTGTGTTTGCCGCCATGGGAATAGTATTCCTGGTTCTTAAAAAGACAATAGGCCTCAGAGTCAGCGAGATGGAAGAATACCGGGGCCTGGATATCGGCGAACACGGTGTGGAGTCGTATAACGGATTCCAGATAATCGAATAGGGAGGGAAAAATGAAACTGATAACAGCAATGATCAAACCCCAGAAACTGGAAGATGTAAAAAGAGCTCTGTTCGAGGCGGACGTCCATAAAATGACTGTAACATCCTCCCAGGGCTGCGGACAGCAGAAGGGTTATACCGAAACCTTCCGCGGGGCTATTACCGAAATCAACCTGCTGAAGAAAATTCGCCTTGACATCGCGGTAAACGAAGACTTCGTGGGAACCACCATCGACGCTATTTGCAAAGGCGCCTATACCGGAGAAATCGGCGACGGTAAGATATTCGTTACAGAACTGGTCGAGTGTATCCGCATTCGAACCCGGGAACGGGGAAATAAGGCGATCGGCTAGGATCGATAAAAAACCGGGGCTCTCTCCTGCGAAGGAGAAGGCCCCGGCCCATTTATCAACAGAAAACGTGTCAGATCTACTTCGAAAGGGTCTTCCAAACAACCATTGAGTTGTCAATAGCATCAACAGCTTTGTCTATTCTCTTTTCAGTTAACGCATCGAGAATCCTTTTATGAACATCCAGAGCCTGGAGACCCTTTTTCTGGTTTTCATGGGTGTGCTCAATGGATGGAGCAAAGAAATCAAGAATAAATGAGTAGGTTCTCTCTATCAGCCTGTTTCCAGTGGCCCTTCCCATGGCAGCATGAAACTCAAGGTCATACTTGGCAAGATCAAGACCATCATAGTCGGGTGAATTAACAGCAGCCTCCATTTCTGTATAAACCTTTTTAATTTCTTCAAGATCTTTGTCATCAGCATTCTTGATTATCAGGGATACAACGTCCATTTCCATGATCTTTCGGAATTCTGCTAATTCTTCTATATCCGGTTCAAGCAGGATGAGACTGAAGATAAGCGGATCAAAAAGAACTTTTCCCAGAGATCGAGAAATGTATGTACCATCTCCCTGTTTTATCACTATTATGCCGAAGGCATGAAAAATCTTCATGGCTACTCGAACAGAACCTCTACTGACACCAAGATTTTTGGCCAGTTCGGTCTCATTAGGCAGCTTGTCGCCTGGAGTCAATTTTTTTGTGAGCAACAGTCTTTTAATATTCCGAATTACAATATCAACCGCCGATTCCTTGATCCTTGGAGATAGTAACTCAACTATGCTCTTCTCTTCCAAATCAGTCCTCCACTACATACATAAATACATGTTTGAATATACTATATTATATCTTCATAATAAAAGTCGTTTCCCTGATCCAGCACTGCATAATCATCCCATTACAACCTTTGGAATATAAAGTGCCAATTGGGGAAACATGATGATCAACATCAATACAAGAAACATTCCAATTATAAAAGGAATTGCAGCGAGGGCTCCCTTTGCGAGGGGAATCCCGGCAATTTCACATGAAATGAACAGGCAGGCTCCCACAGGAGGCGTAACTAATCCTATTGCCAGGGCCATTACTGTTACAACTCCAAACAGAAGCGGGTCAATTCCCAGAATCTGTATAGCAGGGAATAATACTGGAACCAGCAGAATTATGCTGGCACCGAGATCGATAAACATCCCTGTAAGAAAGTAAATTATTACGAAGATCCACAGTACAACTGAGGGATTTGAGGAAAAACCGGTCACCAAAGCCACAACTTTTTGAGGGATCTGATCACTTGTAATAATCCATCCATATAAATATGCCCCGGCAATCATGAACATTACAGTTGCTGCAGTTTTTGCAGAATCCAGCAACAGACCAGGCATCATCTTTATTGACAACTCTCCATAAGCGAAGAATCCAATGAACAAAGCATAAATCGTAGCTAAAACAGCCGCTTCCGTAGGGGTAACAACTCCAAGGATGATTCCCCCGAGAATAATTACCGGCATCAGGAGAGCCAATATGCTTCCTTTTAAATCAGCAAAGAAGTTTCTTAAGCTGAAATGCTTCACCTGCCCAAAATTATATTTCTTTGCGTACACATAAGAAATCAGCATTTGGGATAAACCGATCAGTATTCCGGGAATGACTCCAGCCATAAAAAGACGGCCGACAGAAACCCCGGTTATTACGCCGTAAATTACAAAAGGGATACTCGGAGGTATAATCACACCTATTACCGAGGAACTGCCGGTAACCGCGGCTGAAAAACTGTTACTATATTTCTCACTTTTCATTGCAGGTATCAGAATGGAGCCAACGGCGGAAGTATCTGCTACTGCAGCCCCCGTGATACCGGCGAACAACATACTGGTAACAATATTAACATGGGCAAGGCCGCCCCTGATAAATCCGACAGAGGAATTTGCAAAGGATATAAGCCTCTTGGAAATCCCGCCATTGTCCATCAGGTTTCCGGCTATCATAAAAAAGGGAATAGCCAGAAGAATGAACGAGTCGGTCGCAGTAATAGCGCGTTGAATTACAACTACAATTGGGAATCCACCATATATCACTGCCACCAGAGATGATATCATCAAACTGAAAGCAATTGGTACATTGAGAATCAGAAGAAGCAAAAATGTGAGAAATAACACCAGGGTCATGGCAGATTACCTTCCTCATGCATACTGTTCGTGATATAGCACAAAACCCGAAAAACCAGCTCCACCAGCATCAAAAAAAGGGCGGCAGGAAAAGCAAGATAGATAGCTGCCATGGGAATATTTAAGGTGGGAGATAATTGACGCATTGTAACAGTAAGAATTTCCGGCGATGCGTAAATCATCACAATTAAAAATACAGTTGTAATAAGATTAACCGTAAAATCAAATTTCTTCCTGATGCTGTCGGGAAAAAGGGAAACGAAGAAATCAACACTCATGTGCCTGTTTTCTCGAAAAACAACGACAGAAGCGGTAAATACTATCCAGACAAAAAGATATCTGGCTAATTCTTCAGACCATGTCAGCGGATTGTTAAGCACATATCTGCTGAACACCTGAATCGAAACAACAATGACAATCATGGCCATCAGAATAATGACAACAGTGTCTACAGTCTTATCCAGAACACTTTTAATTGTGTAAACACCGCTTTTCTGCCTAATCATCTTCTTTTTTCCCTGCTATTGAGATTATCACAATTCAAAGATTCGTCGATTGGTCGGACAAGATAACATCCTGCCCAATCAATCGACACATTTGGTTCTTTCTAACTGCCAATCGCCATTATGGAATCAATCAGTTCCTTTCCAAAAACACCTTCATATTCCTGATAAACAGCCTTTGCTGCCTGCTGAAACTTTGATCTGTCGACATCGTACACTTCCATGCCGTTCTGTTTCAGTGTGGCAATGTACTCAGAAGTCTGCTCTGCCATAAGTTGCCTCTGATAATCAGTTGCTTCCTGAGCAGCCTCCATTATTATATCCATATATTCAGACGAAAGACTGTCTGATGTCTTCTTGCTCATCAGAAAAGCCTGGGGTGTATAAAAATGGTTGGTGAGGGCATAGTACTTCTGGACTTCCCACAAGGCATTGGTCGCTAAAATCACCGGCGGGTTCTCCTGTCCATCAATAACGCCCTGCTGCAGGCTTGTGTACACTTCTCCCCATACCATCGGAACAGGAGCCGCACCCATGGCTTTAAACGAGGCCATGTGCACCTTGTTTTCCATTGTTCTGATTTTCATGCCCTTGAGATCATCAGGAACTACGATTTTCTTATTGCTGGTGGAAACACTCCTCCAGCCGTTTTCCATGAAGGAGAGTCCGACAATGCCGTTGGGCTCGAATTTTTTCATGATATTCCTGCCGATTTCTCCGTCCAGAACAGCATAGGCATGTTTTGAAGAAGTAAAAAGAAAGGGAAGATCCACAACACCGATTTCCGGGACAAATCCTCCCAGAGGACCGGTGGAAACAATAGTCATGTCAACCGTACCGAGCTGAAGTCCCTCCACCATATCACGCTCTTCCCCAAGCTGCCTGTTCGGGAAGATTTGTACAACTACATTCCCGTTGGTTCTCTCCTCAACACTCTTCGCAAACTTCTCCGCTGCCAAATGCGCAGGATGGGTCAGCTGAATACCGTGACCGAGGCGCAGAGTGACAGGACCTTCGCTTTTTTCCTTGTTTCCCTCTGCAGTCAAGGAAAACAGCGCGAGGAAGACAATAAGCAAGAAAACTGATAATCGTTTGAACATATAGTTCCTCCTTAATATATTTATGCCGTTCAGGCACATATCCAAATTAAATCTGCGGCTTATCCGGATGCAGCATGGTGGCGATTACCCTATCCAGCACATCCTCTTTCCATATCTCTTTCCAGTTTTCCCGAAGGACCAGTTTATTCCCCAGGTTAATTGCAACCTTGCAGGCATCTGATACGGGTGTATTTCCGAGAAATCCAAGAAAATTGGCAGAAAGGTTATAGATATGTCCGGATAAAAAAGACACCGCAGCCTCCCGTTGAATTCCCTTCCGCTCTGCTTCATTCACCGTTTCGGCCATTGCGAACAGGCAGGTAGCACCTAACAGTTCAACCAGGGTCGGCTCGAGAAATGCAATGTCCCTTATGCCCATTACATAACTGTTTACAACCGGGCTGAACATAATTTCTGCAATTCTGCGGCAGGAGGCAAAAACATCATCATCTCCCTGTATTTTTGCCATAACAATGTCCTGCCTTCCTCCCAGTCCTCCAAAATAGTCCTTACGTGCTTCAGGCGTATTCTGATCCAGGAAATACGAAGGGTGACAGGGGTGAGCAACGGCAAATGTACAGTCGTCCCGTAAGGCCAGCTCTTTGGCAACCGCAGCTGCCGGATCGAGAATTATCAGGCCCGAACCCGGTCGCATTCTATCAACAACCGGTTTACTTGCCGTATGTATAACCGAGTCCGGCACTGCAAGAACAACAACATCAGACTGGGGGATCGCCTCCTCCATGGGAACCACAGAGAATTCTCGCTCCATGATACTCTGAATGCCGCGTTCTGCAGTCTCAACAAGATACAGTTCCACCTCATCCATCGCCCTGGCAAGGTTATTTGAGGTGCGGGTTCCCATCTTCCCACCGGCGCCTATCACCGTAACAACAGTATTTTTCATGCGTATCACCTTTTCCGTGAATTAGTTTCTGTTTACAAAGCCGGAAACCGTATTTGCTATCTGTTCCGGGTGAAAACCATAATGGTCGATGAGTTCCTCCGCAGGACCGGATTCTCCAAAAGTTGAAAGACCTATTCGCTTGACTAAAGCAGGCTTGCTCTCGCACACAAGCTTACTGACATATCCGCCCAGTCCACCGTTAATGTTGTGATCTTCCACGGTTACGATCTTGTCGAATCCACTTATTACGTCCAAAAATCGGGAAGGTTCTTTGGAGTACAGAATATTTACATCCGCAACCGTTGCGTTAAGTCCCTGAGCTTTAAGTCGGTCTGCCGCTTCAAGCACACGACCGAGCACAAAACCGCTGGAGAGCAGAAGCACATCTGCACCATGTTTTGTAATGAGAGTAATACCGTCGGGGTTAAATGCATCGTTTTTGTTATATATATCCTTTTCTCTACCGCTTCCTGCACGTACATACACCGGTCCGTCAATTTCTGCGGCCCTTTTCACGGCATGATATGTCTGGTTGCCATCTGCAGGTGTAAAGATTGTAAAATTCGGAATAGTAGCCAGTATGCCGATGTCCTCATAGAACTGATGGGTCACCCCTTCCCGCTCCCCGCCGTACAGGCCCGCATTTATTCCTACAAACTTGACGTTCAGATTCGGATACGCAACAAAGGTCCTCATCTGTTCACAGGCTCGCATTGTCAGAAACCCCGCGTAGGTTGCGACGAAGGGAACCAGACCGGTTGTAGATAATCCCGCGGCAAGATCGACAGCATTCTGCTCTGAAATACCTGTTTCTATGTAAGCTTCGGGATACTTTTCAGAGAACCCCGTAGCCCGCATAGCTTTCAGAGAATCCGGTGAGACAAAAACATATCGCGGATCAGAAGCCCTGAGTTCGGTTAAAGCTGCGGCGAAAGCCTCCCGGGTCCCTTTATAATCAGCCATCGACCAACACCTCCAGTTCTTTCCTCGCTGCAGCAAATTGTTCCTGTGTGGGAACTCCTTTATGCCAAAGATTATCGTTTTCCATATAACTCAATCCTTTACCTTTAATACAATCACAGACAATAACACTGGGTTTTCCCCTGACCTCTTTAGCATTTTTGATGGCCTTCCTTATCTGATCAAAATCGTGCCCGTCGATCTCCTGAGTGTGCCATTTGAAAGCCTCAAATCGTTCTGCAATATTGTCTGACCCGATTGTATCCAGTATTGTTCCTCCGCTTTGCCAGCCGTTTTTATCAATAAACACAATCAGGTTGTCCAGCTTATGGGCTGCAGCAGTATTAATTCCTTCCCAGCAGACTCCCTCCTGGAGTTCACCGTCACCTGCAATTACAAACACATTGAAGTTCTTCTTTAAGTTTTTGGCACCTATCGCAATTCCGGCAGCGATGGAAATACCATTCCCCAGAGACCCGGAGGTCATATCCACCCCCCTGGTCTTATTCATGACTGGGTGTCCCTGGAAGATGCTTCCCAGACCTCGCAATCTGTAATCAGCGACTTTCTCCCCAAAAAAGCCTTTTGCGGAAAGCGCTGCATAATAGATCGGGCATGCATGCCCCTTCGACAGGATCAGACGGTCCCGGTCTTTCCATTCGGGATTCCCTGGATCAAGCTGCATTTCATCGAAATACAGGGTAGTTACAATATCTGCAATTGACAGAGCCGGACCCGGATGCCCGTCACCGCCCTCGAAAATCATTCGAACAGCTTCCAGGCGAAGTTGTTTTGCTATCTTTTTCAGTTCTCCATTATTCACACAGGTGTTCCTTTATTGATCGTTAATCGTTAATCGTTCAATGTTTAACCTATTATACGATGGCTATACTCACCTGTCAATGTTTTTTTCGGAGAGACACTTCCGCACTCCTTTTACAGCAGTGAACGGACTGGCTAATAGAATTTGTTCCGGAACTGTTCCTTCTGAACATTGAAACAGGGGCCGACGCTCCGCTCTACACCTTCCGGCTGTTCAAGGCGGTATTTGCAGGAGCCCGCGGGCACAATTGTGTCAGGAGGAATGCGGAACGCATGAAGTATCCCGCCTATCTTATTTGCCCTTCATAGTTTCGGGCCTGGTATACACTGTTATTGGGTACGGGTACGAGGAGGGGGCCGGTTCGGCGAGCTCAACTTTGCCGACTTCGCGGGAACCACCATCGACGCCTTCTGCAAAGGCGCCTGTACCGGAGAGAACGGCGACGATAAGATATTCATCAGCGAACTGGTCGAGTGCATCCGCATTCGAACCCGGGAACGGGGAAATAAGACGATGGGCTAGGATCGATAAAAGGCCGGTGCTCTCTCCTGTTGAGGAGAAGGTCCCGGCTCACTCCTCGATCTTTAGATGAGAAATACTCCATACACCAGTATGTTCCCTGACCATTTCCAGTGCTTCATCATAATTTTTCTCCATTATGGCTTGATGCATCGCTTTGTGCGTTCTATAGCCATACGAAGAGTTAATGGTGGGAGAAAACATATCTATGATGAAGTTATAGATATTTGAAACAATTTTATTGTGAGTGATTTCACCCATAATTCGATGATACTCAATATCTGCTGAGTCACCCAGTTCGCGGTCCACAATGTCCTGTGACTCTATAGTATCGAATTCATTCATGGCCTCGTCGAGCCGCTTTAAGTCTTCATCGTCGGCATTCCGAAAAATCAGATCGACAATACCTCTTTCCATCATCTCCCGTATTTCTATCAGGCTCTTATAGTCCGGATCGCTTACCAGTATCCTAAATAACAAGGGATCAAAGTTTTTTTGATTTGCCGAACTGCTGATGAAGGTTCCGGCTCCCCTCCGAACTTCAACAATACCATATGCTGACAATATCTTCATGGCTTCACGAATTGAACCCCTGCTGACCTGAAGATTAGTCGCCAAAACAGGTTCACTGGGGATCATATCACCAGGTTTCAGCTTTTTTTCTATAAGAAGTTCTTTTATGCGATCGACAACAATGTCGACCGCCGATTTCCGTTTTTCTTCAATCCTGAAAAGATCATCCACTACATACACCTGCCAGGATTATACAAAGTGAAGAATACAATATTCAAGTAATCAGTCATCAATGTACTCAGGCCTGCCGGGTGAAAAAAACTCAACAAAATCGGTATCCTCCAGCACCTTGGAACCATGCTTTTCCCATGAAGAAAAATAGTATGCACCTCCGTCTGTTACGATGACCGAGGAACCATCTTCTTTGAAGAATTCTACCCTTCCGGATACCACATAACCTATTTGTGCAGCTTCATGGGAATGCAACTCCAGGACAGCCCCTTTATCAAGATGAAAATGACACAGCATATGATCAGCATCATACACCAGGGTTTTTCGCATAATCCCCGGCCTCAACTCCACGGGAACTACATCAGCTATGCTGTTAACTCTTTTTGCCTTCATTCCTCGCCTCCCGGACCGCATCTTTCGCCCCTCTCCATCCGTCAAGAAACATGTTCCTGAACAAAACAACGGGAGGAAAATCACTGTACTCATCATCGCGCAAACCATTTTCTTCCCATGCTGCCTTAAAAACTGGGACTTTCTCCAGTAGTTCCCGTGTTATTGACTCTTTTATTGGAACGTCGAAACGATTTTCTACCGGAGGATTGTCTTTGATCAGTTTGTCCGCAGTTCCTTTCCAGTTAATTGTAATATGCATATCCGCACCAACAAATTCAGTAAAATGGTGAAGCCCCCGCGCACCGCCGCCAAGAATAACGACTGGATACTCCCGTTCCTTGATGATTGAATACAGCTTTCTTCCTGCAAGAATACCCGCATACCATAGGATTTCATCGCTGACTTCTGCTCCTGTATTCTTTTTCCACTCTGCAAGGTGCTGGTCAAAGATACCGGTTATGTGAGTTACATACATAGGGGCAGGATTTCTTCGTTTTACTACGATGTCAGTATAGATTTCAGATATCTGGACCGCCTGGGCAATAGACATAACTTCCGTAGCGATAACCGGTACATCATTTTGGGACAGCTCGGCAATAGCGGAAATCCCGCTTTTCGTTACTGGAACTTTAGCAATATAATTCTTTGACAGATTTAAATTACTTTCTGCTTCACGAAGAATATCAGACGGATCGTCTTCCTTTTCCGGATCCCCCTGGATTGATACCCATCCCCGCGTGCCATTTGATTTCTCATAGACTGGCAGAAAAGCATCCATTATTTTCTTTACAATCCTGGACTGGAGCTGAGAAACCACCAAAGAGTCATCCGGCTCCTTCTGCAGAATCTCCTTCATAATTTCCCTGCAAGCTCCCATGGTCTCACTATTTTTCAGCATCTTGCTTGCATACGTTGGATTTGTTGTACAATATTCAGCCCCTGCAGCTATCGCCATCATTGCTTCATTCGGGGTCG contains:
- the cls gene encoding cardiolipin synthase, translating into MAGDLLSPTSVLVFLYAVFVVSLTIRILLDNKAPEVSIAWLLAIYFLPYFGAGMYILSGINWKKHKIMKLLPEKTFETLLGPILKQQMDFLRDDWDSMDNDIAKSINLALKAGNSVITLNNQVKTYYEGRDFIEDLLTNLEEAKDSIHLEVYIYRSDELGRRIRDVLLRKAAEGVKVRLLFDGVGCFNKMSWKFKRELRQSGIETRYFLDPVNVLSGRLLNYRNHRKIIVIDGQTGYTGGMNIGVEYITGGKQFNSWRDTHIRLEGESAQLLQAVFLSDWYNSGGELIQDQRFFPEEGRRRGRSSQLPMQIVCSGPDSDWNSLRMMYANLIHNANHRIYIQSPYFVPEATVTNALTTAALSGVEVHVMMTGIPDKRVPFWVAHTYFEELLNAGVNIYLYQNGFFHSKTLCADGSIATIGSCNLDVRSFHLDYELNAFFYDINVAQQLEEKFYEDIPYCRKITRQDVKSMGMPKKLRNSLFRMIAPLL
- a CDS encoding dual specificity protein phosphatase family protein, with product MNEDLPGILRNYIAELRNLDIGTITVLLPEEEIIGNYEGTDLLREYNLAGFKVIHFPLENFSTPNSIDVFHNLMEHISAYLKITKVLIHCKTGCGRTAMVAAGILIRLKHSAPKAITAVHAARPSSRLTVNQIQFLREYQRYLL
- a CDS encoding ammonium transporter, yielding MNNGTGNGRFKALLILLIMAISAGGSLYAQTMEDWEIIKVGLDTVWVLLAAFLVFFMQAGFGMVEAGFIRAKNTANILTKNFLDFCMASIAFFILGYGLMFGNGNGFIGFSGFFMIGAESGADVPLYAFWLFQAAFVGAAATIVAGGMAERMKFSAYLIYSFIVSALVYPVIGHWVWGGGWLAELNFADFAGSAVVHTTGGVAALVGTIILGPRRGKYRSDGKPNVLGSHNIPIAALGVFILWFGWFGFNPGSSLGVGDGSLIALVAINTNLAAAAGAIGAMITVWIKVGKPDLSLIMNGALAGLVAITAPCAFVSPVSAIIIGGIGGFLVVVATLGLDDLKIDDPVGAFPVHGVNGMWGAISVGLFGRQSLGLAGEGLLFGGGFSQLGIQLLGTITIAIFVFAAMGIVFLVLKKTIGLRVSEMEEYRGLDIGEHGVESYNGFQIIE
- a CDS encoding P-II family nitrogen regulator; amino-acid sequence: MKLITAMIKPQKLEDVKRALFEADVHKMTVTSSQGCGQQKGYTETFRGAITEINLLKKIRLDIAVNEDFVGTTIDAICKGAYTGEIGDGKIFVTELVECIRIRTRERGNKAIG
- a CDS encoding FCD domain-containing protein, with protein sequence MEEKSIVELLSPRIKESAVDIVIRNIKRLLLTKKLTPGDKLPNETELAKNLGVSRGSVRVAMKIFHAFGIIVIKQGDGTYISRSLGKVLFDPLIFSLILLEPDIEELAEFRKIMEMDVVSLIIKNADDKDLEEIKKVYTEMEAAVNSPDYDGLDLAKYDLEFHAAMGRATGNRLIERTYSFILDFFAPSIEHTHENQKKGLQALDVHKRILDALTEKRIDKAVDAIDNSMVVWKTLSK
- a CDS encoding TRAP transporter large permease → MLLLILNVPIAFSLMISSLVAVIYGGFPIVVVIQRAITATDSFILLAIPFFMIAGNLMDNGGISKRLISFANSSVGFIRGGLAHVNIVTSMLFAGITGAAVADTSAVGSILIPAMKSEKYSNSFSAAVTGSSSVIGVIIPPSIPFVIYGVITGVSVGRLFMAGVIPGILIGLSQMLISYVYAKKYNFGQVKHFSLRNFFADLKGSILALLMPVIILGGIILGVVTPTEAAVLATIYALFIGFFAYGELSIKMMPGLLLDSAKTAATVMFMIAGAYLYGWIITSDQIPQKVVALVTGFSSNPSVVLWIFVIIYFLTGMFIDLGASIILLVPVLFPAIQILGIDPLLFGVVTVMALAIGLVTPPVGACLFISCEIAGIPLAKGALAAIPFIIGMFLVLMLIIMFPQLALYIPKVVMG
- a CDS encoding TRAP transporter small permease, translating into MIRQKSGVYTIKSVLDKTVDTVVIILMAMIVIVVSIQVFSRYVLNNPLTWSEELARYLFVWIVFTASVVVFRENRHMSVDFFVSLFPDSIRKKFDFTVNLITTVFLIVMIYASPEILTVTMRQLSPTLNIPMAAIYLAFPAALFLMLVELVFRVLCYITNSMHEEGNLP